The Penicillium oxalicum strain HP7-1 chromosome IV, whole genome shotgun sequence genome contains a region encoding:
- a CDS encoding Peptidyl-prolyl cis-trans isomerase-like 2 encodes MGKGTDKLYITHSEWASEDAFSASAGAGVAKARQSGSHATFKRLPFNFCSLSLQPFSHPVCTQSGTIFDLTNILPWIKKHGTNPVDGSPLKSSDLIKLTIAKNEDGEYVDPVTYKVLTDNTHIVALRNTGNVFAWDTVERLNIKGKMWRDLVTDQEFTRKDIITLQDPQNIQSRNLSSFKYLEQGHTDIPGQSQPSGTVNTDALGSSAKILKAKEAVAKARAERAQQQAGSAASKAGSKLGALGLNATKPGSSQSSKPTPYNAARFTTGKAAASFTSTGLTPHTSAELALLSEEEYMLKRGRIKAKGYARIDTTAGHLNVELYPEYAPKAVWNFIQLAKKGYYKDVVFHRNIKGFMIQGGDPTGTGRGGESIWGKYFADEFEGPLKHDGRGTLSMANKGKNTNSSQFFFAYRALPHLDRKHTVFGRLIDDPSPSSTTLNALEIHPVEANTNRPVPEVRIKEVTVFVDPFEDFLTQKRAEGATETGGGDAARDEVEHQVDDDRVTWTGKRVRSAGTGPSPEGSGGVGKYLKAALAERIQEEDEIVEYVDDEPEPEPVRKKAKGTGGFGDFSSW; translated from the exons ATGGGTAAAG GAACGGACAAACTCTAC ATCACGCACTCCGAGTGGGCATCGGAGGATGCATTCTCTGCCAGCGCAGGCGCTGGGGTCGCCAAAGCCCGCCAGAGTGGCTCCCATGCGACGTTCAAGCGATTACCATTTAACttctgctctctctccctaCAACCTTTCTCGCACCCTGTGTGCACGCAGTCCGGAACCATCTTCGACCTCACCAACATCCTGCCGTGGATCAAGAAGCACGGGACGAATCCAGTCGACGGATCGCCGTTGAAGAGTTCAGATCTGATCAAGCTCACCATCGCCAAGAATGAGGACGGCGAGTATGTCGACCCGGTGACATACAAGGTTTTGACGGATAATACTCACATTGTCGCGCTACGAAATACTGGCAATGTGTTCGCTTGGGATACTGTGGAGCGACTGAATATCAAGGGGAAGATGTGGCGCGACCTCGTCACCGACCAAGAGTTCACCCGCAAGGACATCATTACTCTACAGGATCCACAAAATATCCAGTCACGAAATCTCAGTTCGTTCAAATATCTGGAACAAGGCCACACGGACATCCCAGGGCAGAGCCAGCCCTCAGGGACGGTTAATACGGATGCATTGGGAAGCTCGGCAAAAATCCTGAAAGCAAAAGAGGCAGTGGCAAAGGCGCGCGCCGAACGTGCCCAGCAGCAGGCTGGTTCCGCTGCTTCCAAGGCAGGCTCAAAACTCGGAGCTCTGGGATTGAATGCGACGAAGCCGGGAAGTTCTCAGTCGAGCAAGCCTACCCCGTACAATGCAGCCCGCTTTACGACCGGCAAAGCCGCTGCCTCCTTCACAAGTACCGGACTAACACCTCATACTTCCGCTGAATTGGCGTTGCTCTCGGAGGAAGAATATATGCTGAAGCGGGGTCGTATCAAGGCCAAAGGCTACGCCCGCATTGATACGACTGCTGGGCATTTGAACGTGGAGTTATATCCGGAGTATGCCCCCAAAGCTGTTTGGAATTTCATCCAGCTCGCCAAAAAAGGGTACTATAAAGATGTCGTTTTCCACCGGAACATCAAGGGCTTTATGATCCAAGGTGGTGACCCCACCGGTACTGGTCGGGGTGGTGAGAGTATTTGGGGCAAATATTTTGCCGATGAATTTGAAGGGCCGTTGAAGCATGATGGACGAGGTACACTCAGCATGGCCAACAAAGGCAAGAATACAAACAGCAGTCAATT CTTCTTTGCATATCGCGCCCTTCCCCATCTGGACCGAAAGCACACTGTCTTTGGGCGACTGATCGACGATCCCTCGCCCTCATCCACGACCCTCAATGCCCTTGAAATACACCCGGTCGAAGCAAATACCAATCGACCTGTCCCCGAGGTTCGAATCAAAGAGGTAACTGTCTTTGTTGACCCGTTTGAAGATTTCCTCACCCAGAAGCGCGCCGAAGGAGCGACCGAAACGGGCGGTGGAGATGCTGCCAGGGATGAGGTCGAACATCaagtggatgatgatcgTGTCACCTGGACTGGCAAACGTGTTCGTAGTGCAGGGACAGGTCCGTCCCCCGAAGGTTCCGGTGGCGTTGGCAAATATTTGAAAGCTGCGCTTGCCGAGCGCATtcaggaggaagatgaaatTGTGGAATATGTGGATGatgagcctgagcctgaacCCGTGcgcaaaaaagcaaaggggACAGGTGGCTTTGGTGACTTCAGTTCGTGGTAA
- a CDS encoding ATP-dependent DNA helicase PIF1, with the protein MFKKAVKDHPGGPAKPLQSNFLRANTVLPSKPAQPQSVGVKRKIDMTNGGESTLGSLHSAVYFDENDFDDDLDLDIDEPIALNIPSATSSTYASKPDPVNYPTIDLTSPDHHNVVAPRAKESPSDIKYPELPPLSQEQAAPPSSIQVPWSSSPPSHFQPPPKPRTLPWLKETQEEELSESRKNSFATPKRPRPAEPWNKSASAIKEEQKELRREYKKSQKADCAPKQRGNAKLAKVFLSDEQLHVVDAVVTHGKSIFFTGSAGTGKSVLMREIIKKLRDKYKREPDRVAVTASTGLAACNIEGVTLHSFAGIGLGKEPVPELVKKIKKNQKARNRWLRTKVLIIDEVSMVDGDLFDKLEEIARRIRNNGRAFGGIQLVVTGDFFQLPPVPEGHGREARFAFAAATWNTTIQHTILLTHVFRQKDPEFASMLNEMRLGKISPTTIDAFRKLSRPLDFHDALEATELFPTRAEVENANSQRMSRLSGEVMTFQAVDSGTIQDPQHREKLLSNCMAPMTIHLKKGAQVMLIKNMEDTLVNGSIGRVVAFMDETTFDCYKDNEGVFVAGENENEDEAALRARKKLKPLAHKEGGVTVTRKWPLVSFVQPDGTERHLLCQPEAWKIELPNGEVQAQRQQVPLILAWALSIHKAQGQTLQRVKVDLGRVFEKGQAYVALSRATSQAGLQVLRFDPRKVMVHPRVTEFYSNLISITQVMQEKQGKSRGVENEED; encoded by the exons ATGTTCAAAAAAGCCGTGAAAGATCACCCCGGGGGACCTGCCAAACCGCTCCAGTCCAATTTCCTTCGTGCAAACACGGTCTTGCCCTCCAAACCTGCTCAGCCACAATCTGTCGGTGTCAAACGAAAGATAGACATGACGAATGGTGGGGAATCCACACTGGGCTCCCTCCACAGTGCCGTCTACTTCGACGAGAATGATTTCGACGATGATCTGGATCTCGACATTGACGAGCCCATAGCTCTGAATATACCATCGGCGACGAGTTCGACCTATGCTTCGAAACCTGATCCGGTCAATTACCCGACCATTGATTTAACTTCCCCCGATCATCATAATGTGGTTGCCCCGCGCGCAAAGGAGTCTCCATCGGACATCAAGTACCCGGAGCTTCCACCCCTATCCCAAGAGCAAGCTGCGCCACCCAGTAGCATTCAAGTTCCGTGGTCatcctctcctccatcccaCTTTCAGCCACCACCGAAACCGCGGACTCTGCCCTGGCTAAAGGAGacccaggaggaggagctttCGGAATCACGGAAGAACAGCTTTGCTACGCCAAAAAGACCCAGACCCGCTGAACCCTGGAATAAGAGTGCCAGTGCTATCAAAGAGGAGCAGAAAGAGCTCCGGCGGGAATATAAGAAAAGCCAAAAGGCCGATTGCGCTCCCAAGCAACGAGGCAACGCCAAACTGGCCAAAGTCTTCCTCAGTGACGAACAATTACACGTGGTGGATGCAGTTGTTACCCATGGCAAAAGTATCTTCTTCACTGGCTCGGCTGGTACCGGAAAGTCAGTGTTGATGAGggagatcatcaagaagtTGCGGGACAAGTACAAACGGGAGCCAGACCGAGTTGCAGTGACCGCGTCGACTGGTCTGGCCGCTTGTAACATTGAAGGCGTTACACTTCACAGTTTTGCAGGCATTGGATTAGGCAAGGAGCCCGTTCCCGAATTGGTGAAGAAG ataaaaaaaaaccagaaagCTCGCAATCGATGGCTGCGCACCAAGGTCCTGATCATTGATGAGGTGTCTATGGTTGATGGTGATCTATTTGACAAGCTCGAGGAAATTGCACGACGAATTCGCAACAATGGTCGTGCTTTCGGAGGCATTCAACTCGTGGTGACCGGGGACTTTTTCCAATTGCCGCCTGTACCGGAGGGCCATGGTCGGGAGGCACGGTTTGCCTTCGCAGCAGCAACGTGGAACACCACGATCCAGCACACGATTCTTCTGACACACGTGTTTCGCCAGAAGGACCCTGAGTTTGCTTCGATGCTCAATGAAATGCGATTGGGCAAGATCAGTCCAACCACTATTGATGCATTTCGAAAGCTGTCCCGGCCTCTTGATTTCCATGACGCCCTTGAAGCAACCGAACT ATTTCCCACTCGTGCCGAGGTAGAGAACGCAAACTCACAGCGGATGAGTCGGCTCTCCGGGGAAGTCATGACGTTTCAGGCTGTGGATTCAGGAACGATCCAGGATCCTCAACATCGGGAGAAGCTTCTCTCCAACTGCATGGCGCCGATGACGATACATCTCAAAAAGGGTGCACAGGTGATGCTTATCAAGAACATGGAAGACACGCTCGTGAATGGCTCCATTGGCCGGGTGGTGGCATTCATGGACGAGACAACTTTTGACTGCTATAAGGACAATGAAGGTGTCTTTGTTGCGggtgaaaatgaaaatgaggaTGAGGCAGCACTTCGCGCTCGAAAGAAGCTAAAGCCCCTGGCTCACAAAGAGGGAGGAGTCACAGTGACACGAAAGTGGCCTCTGGTCAGTTTCGTTCAACCTGATGGGACAGAACGCCATCTGCTGTGTCAACCTGAAGCCTGGAAGATCGAACTTCCCAATGGAGAAGTCCAAGCACAACGCCAGCAAGTGCCTCTCATCTTGGCTTGGGCATTGTCCATCCACAAAGCTCAAGGCCAAACTTTGCAGCGGGTCAAAGTTGACTTGGGTCGAGTCTTCGAAAAGGGACAGGCCTATGTGGCATTGAGTCGTGCAACATCGCAAGCTGGTCTACAGGTCTTGCGATTCGATCCGCGCAAAGTCATGGTGCATCCGAGGGTGACGGAGTTCTACTCGAATTTGATCTCCATCACGCAGGTCATGCAAGAAAAGCAAGGCAAGTCACGCGGGGttgagaatgaagaagactgA